A genomic segment from Glycine soja cultivar W05 chromosome 18, ASM419377v2, whole genome shotgun sequence encodes:
- the LOC114397558 gene encoding peroxisomal nicotinamide adenine dinucleotide carrier isoform X1, protein MSDALINGLAGAGGGIIAQLITYPLQTVNTRQQTERDPKKDTRSQGALERMCQVVKEEGWERLYGGLMPSVVGTAASQGVYYYFYQIFRNKAEAAALQQKKMGVGDGSVGMLSSLVVAALSGCVNVLLTNPIWVVVTRMQTHRKESNRTPADQGLFVATEQPILSAVEPLPYGTSHVIQEIYGEAGIWGFWKGVLPTLIMVSNPSIQFMLYEAMLAKLRKRRAWSKKGSNGVTALEIFLIGALAKLGATVVTYPILVVKARLQARQDKTGDRRHHYKGTWDAIIKMIRYEGFNGFYKGMGTKIVQSVLAAAVLFMMKEELVRGVRFLLAKDAVKPKHL, encoded by the exons atgtcggATGCTTTGATCAATGGATTGGCCGGAGCTGGAGGAGGGATCATTGCTCAGCTCATCACATACCCACTTCAAACT GTAAACACTCGCCAACAAACCGAGCGTGATCCGAAGAAAGACACGAGGAGTCAAGGGGCCCTCGAACGAATGTGCCAG GTTGTAAAAGAAGAGGGGTGGGAACGGTTGTATGGAGGCTTGATGCCATCGGTAGTGGGTACAGCTGCGTCTCAG GGAGTTTACTATTATTTCTATCAAATATTCAGGAACAAAGCTGAAGCAGCTGCActacaacaaaagaaaatgggCGTCGGTGATGGATCAGTTGGGATGCTCTCCTCTCTTGTTGTTGCTGCTTTATCTGG GTGTGTTAACGTGCTCTTGACAAATCCCATATGGGTAGTTGTTACGCGTATGCAG ACACATAGAAAAGAGTCGAACAGAACTCCAGCTGATCAGGGTTTGTTTGTTGCCACTGAGCAGCCAATTCTTTCTGCAGTTGAGCCTCTTCCTTATGGAACTAGTCATGTG ATTCAAGAAATCTACGGTGAAGCTGGAATTTGGGGTTTCTGGAAAGGTGTATTACCAACATTAATCATG GTAAGCAATCCTTCCATACAGTTCATGCTGTATGAAGCCATGTTGGCAAAGTTAAGAAAAAGACGTGCTTGGAGTAAGAAGGGTAGCAACGGGGTAACTGCTTTAGAG ATATTTCTTATTGGAGCTTTAGCTAAGCTTGGAGCTACTGTTGTAACTTATCCGATCCTAGTTGTGAAG GCAAGGCTCCAAGCTAGACAGGATAAAACTGGAGACAGGAGACACCATTACAAAG GTACATGGGATGCTATTATTAAAATGATCCGCTATGAGGGGTTTAATGGGTTTTACAAAGGCATGGGCACAAAAATCGTACAAAGTGTGCTGGCTGCTGCTGTTTTGTTCATGATGAAGGAAGAATTAGTTAGGGGGGTTCGTTTCTTGCTTGCCAAGGATGCTGTAAAGCCAAAGCATCTGTGA
- the LOC114396300 gene encoding coronatine-insensitive protein 1-like codes for MTEERNVRKTRVVDVVLDCVIPYIDDPKDRDAVSQVCRRWYELDSLTRKHVTIALCYTTTPARLRRRFPHLESLKLKGKPRAAMFNLIPEDWGGHVTPWVKEISQYFDCLKSLHFRRMIVKDSDLQNLARDRGHVLHALKLDKCSGFTTDGLFHIGRFCKSLRVLFLEESSILEKDGEWLHELALNNTVLETLNFYLTDIAVVKIEDLELLAKNCPNLVSVKLTDCEILDLVNFFKHASALEEFCGGTYNEEPERYSAISLPAKLCRLGLTYIGKNELPIVFMFAAVLKKLDLLYAMLDTEDHCMLIQRCPNLEVLETRNVIGDRGLEVLGRCCKRLKRLRIERGDDDQGMEDEEGTVSHRGLIALSQGCSELEYMAVYVSDITNASLEHIGTHLKNLCDFRLVLLDHEEKITDLPLDNGVRALLRGCDKLRRFALYLRRGGLTDVGLGYIGQYSPNVRWMLLGYVGESDAGLLEFAKGCPSLQKLEMRGCLFFSERALAVAATQLTSLRYLWVQGYGVSPSGRDLLVMARPFWNIELIPSRKVATNTNPDETVVVEHPAHILAYYSLAGQRSDFPDTVVPLDTATCVDT; via the exons ATGACGGAGGAACGGAACGTGCGGAAGACACGTGTGGTCGACGTGGTCCTCGACTGCGTCATCCCTTACATCGACGACCCCAAGGACCGCGACGCCGTTTCCCAGGTGTGTCGACGCTGGTACGAGCTCGACTCGCTCACCCGCAAGCACGTCACCATCGCGCTCTGCTACACCACCACCCCGGCTCGCCTCCGCCGCCGCTTCCCGCACCTCGAGTCGCTCAAGCTCAAGGGCAAGCCCCGAGCCGCAATGTTCAACTTGATACCCGAGGATTGGGGCGGACACGTCACTCCCTGGGTCAAAGAGATTTCTCAGTACTTCGATTGCCTCAAGAGCCTCCACTTCCGCCGCATGATTGTCAAGGATTCCGATCTTCAGAATCTCGCTCGTGACCGCGGTCACGTGCTTCACGCTCTCAAGCTTGACAAGTGCTCCGGTTTCACCACCGATGGTCTTTTCCATATCGGTCGCTTTTGCAA GAGTTTAAGAGTCTTGTTTTTGGAGGAAAGCTCAATTCTTGAGAAGGACGGAGAATGGCTACACGAGCTTGCTTTGAATAATACAGTTCTTGAGACTCTCAATTTTTACTTGACAGACATTGCTGTTGTGAAGATTGAGGACCTTGAACTTTTAGCTAAAAATTGCCCCAACTTAGTGTCTGTGAAACTTACTGACTGTGAAATACTGGATCTTGTGAACTTCTTTAAGCATGCCTCTGCGCTGGAAGAGTTTTGTGGAGGCACCTACAACGAGGAACCAGAAAGATACTCTGCTATATCATTACCAGCAAAGTTATGTCGATTGGGTTTAACATATATTGGAAAGAATGAGTTGCCCATTGTGTTCATGTTTGCAGCCGTACTAAAAAAATTGGATCTCCTCTATGCAATGCTAGACACGGAGGATCATTGTATGTTAATCCAAAGGTGTCCAAATCTGGAAGTCCTTGAG ACAAGGAATGTAATTGGAGATAGAGGGTTAGAGGTTCTTGGTCGTTGTTGTAAGAGGCTAAAAAGGCTTAGGATTGAAAGGGGCGATGATGATCAAGGAATGGAGGATGAAGAAGGTACTGTGTCCCATAGAGGGCTAATAGCCTTGTCACAGGGCTGTTCAGAGCTTGAATACATGGCTGTTTATGTGTCTGATATTACAAATGCATCTCTGGAACATATTGGAACTCACTTGAAGAACCTCTGTGATTTTCGCCTTGTGTTGCTTGACCATGAAGAGAAGATAACTGATTTGCCACTTGACAATGGGGTGAGGGCTCTACTGAGGGGCTGTGACAAGCTGAGGAGATTTGCTCTATATCTCAGGCGTGGCGGGTTGACTGATGTAGGCCTTGGTTACATTGGACAATACAGTCCAAATGTGAGATGGATGCTGCTTGGTTATGTGGGGGAGTCTGATGCAGGGCTTTTGGAGTTCGCTAAGGGGTGTCCTAGTCTTCAGAAACTTGAAATGAGAGGGTGTTTATTTTTCAGTGAACGTGCACTTGCTGTGGCTGCAACACAATTGACTTCTCTTAGGTACTTGTGGGTGCAAGGTTATGGTGTATCTCCATCTGGACGTGATCTTTTGGTAATGGCTCGACCCTTTTGGAACATTGAGTTGATTCCTTCTAGAAAGGTGGCTACGAATACCAATCCAGATGAGACTGTAGTTGTTGAGCATCCTGCTCATATTCTTGCATATTATTCTCTTGCAGGGCAGAGATCAGATTTTCCAGATACTGTTGTGCCTTTGGACACTGCCACATGCGTTGATACCTAG
- the LOC114397558 gene encoding peroxisomal nicotinamide adenine dinucleotide carrier isoform X2, which produces MSDALINGLAGAGGGIIAQLITYPLQTVNTRQQTERDPKKDTRSQGALERMCQVVKEEGWERLYGGLMPSVVGTAASQGVYYYFYQIFRNKAEAAALQQKKMGVGDGSVGMLSSLVVAALSGCVNVLLTNPIWVVVTRMQTHRKESNRTPADQGLFVATEQPILSAVEPLPYGTSHVIQEIYGEAGIWGFWKGVLPTLIMVSNPSIQFMLYEAMLAKLRKRRAWSKKGSNGVTALEARLQARQDKTGDRRHHYKGTWDAIIKMIRYEGFNGFYKGMGTKIVQSVLAAAVLFMMKEELVRGVRFLLAKDAVKPKHL; this is translated from the exons atgtcggATGCTTTGATCAATGGATTGGCCGGAGCTGGAGGAGGGATCATTGCTCAGCTCATCACATACCCACTTCAAACT GTAAACACTCGCCAACAAACCGAGCGTGATCCGAAGAAAGACACGAGGAGTCAAGGGGCCCTCGAACGAATGTGCCAG GTTGTAAAAGAAGAGGGGTGGGAACGGTTGTATGGAGGCTTGATGCCATCGGTAGTGGGTACAGCTGCGTCTCAG GGAGTTTACTATTATTTCTATCAAATATTCAGGAACAAAGCTGAAGCAGCTGCActacaacaaaagaaaatgggCGTCGGTGATGGATCAGTTGGGATGCTCTCCTCTCTTGTTGTTGCTGCTTTATCTGG GTGTGTTAACGTGCTCTTGACAAATCCCATATGGGTAGTTGTTACGCGTATGCAG ACACATAGAAAAGAGTCGAACAGAACTCCAGCTGATCAGGGTTTGTTTGTTGCCACTGAGCAGCCAATTCTTTCTGCAGTTGAGCCTCTTCCTTATGGAACTAGTCATGTG ATTCAAGAAATCTACGGTGAAGCTGGAATTTGGGGTTTCTGGAAAGGTGTATTACCAACATTAATCATG GTAAGCAATCCTTCCATACAGTTCATGCTGTATGAAGCCATGTTGGCAAAGTTAAGAAAAAGACGTGCTTGGAGTAAGAAGGGTAGCAACGGGGTAACTGCTTTAGAG GCAAGGCTCCAAGCTAGACAGGATAAAACTGGAGACAGGAGACACCATTACAAAG GTACATGGGATGCTATTATTAAAATGATCCGCTATGAGGGGTTTAATGGGTTTTACAAAGGCATGGGCACAAAAATCGTACAAAGTGTGCTGGCTGCTGCTGTTTTGTTCATGATGAAGGAAGAATTAGTTAGGGGGGTTCGTTTCTTGCTTGCCAAGGATGCTGTAAAGCCAAAGCATCTGTGA
- the LOC114396153 gene encoding protein SRC2 homolog, whose protein sequence is MTSSRPPPSKSVDLDLTIVSAKHLKNVNWKNGNLKPYVVFWVDPERRLATKSDDSGNTSPVWNERFALPLPLPLHDSFLTLEIFHSKPSDTPKPLVATLRLPLKDLHDLHDSTRLRKFPLSRPSGRPHGKIHLKLGLLGRPQFDYASPNPNPSPNFVCYRGYTPSPSHSHSHSPSPPPSPYTSYTDSYSGYYPGYYSGAPPPPPPRPFFDRYAGSSGPSAPLDYSSTYDSKPKAPKMGLGAGLAVGAVAGALGGLALEEGLNYEEDKIAERVENDVTAANVAAARDNYSDYRVDY, encoded by the coding sequence atgacgTCATCGCGTCCCCCTCCGTCGAAATCCGTGGATCTGGACCTAACAATCGTGTCGGCGAAGCACCTGAAGAACGTGAACTGGAAGAACGGCAATCTGAAACCCTACGTGGTTTTCTGGGTGGACCCGGAGCGGCGCCTCGCCACGAAATCCGACGACTCCGGCAACACCTCCCCCGTCTGGAACGAGCGTTTCGccctccctctccctctcccccTCCACGACTCCTTCCTCACCCTCGAGATCTTTCACTCCAAACCCTCCGACACCCCCAAACCCCTCGTCGCCACCCTCCGCCTCCCCCTCAAAGACCTCCACGACCTCCACGACTCCACGCGCCTCCGCAAGTTCCCCCTCTCTCGCCCCTCTGGCCGCCCCCACGGCAAGATCCACCTCAAACTCGGCCTCCTCGGCCGCCCCCAATTCGATTACGCCTCCCCCAACCCTAACCCTAGTCCTAATTTCGTCTGCTACAGAGGATACACCCCTTCCCCTTCCCATTCCCATTCTCACTCCCCTTCTCCACCACCTTCTCCTTACACCTCTTACACCGACTCCTATTCTGGTTACTACCCCGGTTACTATTCTGGCGCACCTCCCCCTCCCCCTCCTAGACCCTTCTTCGACCGTTACGCTGGGTCTAGTGGGCCTTCTGCTCCGCTTGATTACTCCTCCACTTATGACTCCAAGCCCAAGGCTCCCAAAATGGGCCTCGGCGCTGGCCTCGCCGTTGGCGCTGTTGCTGGGGCTCTCGGCGGGCTTGCTCTCGAAGAGGGGCTTAATTACGAAGAGGACAAAATCGCGGAGAGGGTTGAGAACGACGTCACTGCTGCTAATGTTGCTGCTGCGCGCGACAATTACAGCGATTACCGAGTGGATTATTGA